aatatttgagaggaatggaagattcgatataggccgatagttttttatattttctgggtcaaggtttggctttttcaagagaggttttattactgccacttttagtgagtttggtacacatccggtggatagagagccgtttattatgttcaacataggagggccaagcacaggaagcagctctttcagtagtttagttggaatagggtccagtatgcagcttgaaggtttagaggccatgattattttcatcattgtgtcaagagatatagtactaaaacacttgagtgtctcacTTGATCccaggtcctggcagagttgtacagactcaggacagctgagctttggaggaatacgcagatttaaagaggagtctgtaatttgctttctaatgatcatgatcttttcctcaaagaagttcatgaatttattactgctgaagtgaaagtcaTCCCCACTTGGGGAATgatgctttttagttagctttgcgacagtatcaaaaggAAATTtcagattgttcttattttcctcaattaagttggaaaaataggatgatcgagcagcagtgagggctcttcgatactgcacggtactgtctttccaagctagtcggaagacttccagaaGACTtccagaataatagtgaagacatcaaaactatgaaacaacacatatggaatcatgtagtaaccaaaaaagtgttaaacaaaaaagtgttaaacagtagccacccgttgccttgacagctttgcacacgcttggcattctctcaaccagcttcatgaggtagtcacctgaaatgcatttaaattaacaggtgtgccttgttaaaagttcatttgtggaatgtctttcctccttaatgcgtttgagccaatcagttgtgttgtgacaaggtaggggtggtatacagaagatagccctatttggtaaaataccaagtccatattatggcaagaacagatcaaataagcaaagagaaacgacagtccatcattactttaagacatgaaggtcagtcaatgcagaacatttcaagaactttgaaagtttcttcaagtgcagtcgcaaaaaccatcaagcgctatgatgaaactggctctcatgaggaccgccacaggaaaggaagacccatagttacctctgctgcagaggataatttaattagagttaccagcctcagaaattgcagcccaaatatatgcttcacagagttcaagtaacagacacatctcaacatcaactgttcagaggagactgtgtgaatcaggccttcatggtcgaattgctgcaaagaaaccactactaaaggacaccaataagaagaagagacttgcttgggccaagaaacactagcaatggacattagaccggtgtaagTTTGcctttttggtctgatgagtccaaatttgagatttttggttccaactgccgtgtttttgtgggacgcagagtaggtgaacagatgatctctgcatgtgtggttcccaccatgaagcatggaggaggaggtgtgacactgtcagtgatttatttacaattcaaggcacacttaaccagcatggctaccacagccttctgcagccatatgccatcccatctggtttgtgtttagtgggactatcatttgtttttctacaggacaatgacccaacacacctccaggctgtgtaagagctatttgaccaagaagaagagtgatggagtgctgcatcagatgacctggcctccacaatcacctgacctcaacccaattgagatggtttgggatgagttggactgcagagtgaagaaaatgcagccaacaagtgctcagcatatgtgggaactccttcaagactgttggaaaagcattccaggtgaagctggttgagagaatgccaagagtgtgcaaagctgtcatcaaggcaaagggtggctactttgaagaatctcaaatataaactatatttagatttgtttaacacttttttggttactacatgattccatatttgttatttcatagttttgatgtcttcactattattctacaacatagaaaatataaaaaataaagaaaaaccattgaatgagtaggtgagtccaaacttttgactggtactgtagggtTAACCATATCAATACTACATAAATCTCTACTAACTAAAAAGTAATCAAATATACTTCACATTCTGGCAGTGTTTACATCATAGACCGTAAAAAACAGTGAATACAGTGAATTGGATAGATCATTAATTTggtgtgtcacatgatctgtgttACCAGCAGTCGGAAGATGTGAAATAATATTATGGAACAGATGGGATTGGGAGGACTGCATGTCATACAAACGATTGGTCAGGGGCCTTAGTTTAGTcctcatgctgtgtgtgtgtgtgtgtgtgtgtgtgtgtgtgtgtgtgtgtgtgtgtgtgtgtgtgtgtgtgtgtgtgtgtgtgtgtgtgtgtgtaagaataTAGCATGATCTCAGTAAGACTGTAGGCCATATGTAAACCATGACAGTTTCTCATAaatgtgaagaagaaaaaaaacatgctaCAGCAAAATGAGAACTATTTCTTTTTTAGACACTCAAATGGAACAGGAGGAAAAGTAAACTTGACAACATAACCATTCAATGGTTCTCTAGAAATCACCTTGACAAGTAGATGCAAGCTCCACAGCACAGAGGCTAGAAAAGACTGGCAgtgtgaaggaaggaaggaattgGATGGCGAGACGGAGGGGGAGTTGTAGGGATGGTAGCAACATTGTTCCTGAGTGTGAGGGTTCCtccctgattcagaggggttgggttaaatgcactTGTATACAGTGCCTTTCTGAATATAAATCAAAGGACAAGCCATGCTTGAGCCAGCCTACAATACAAGGATGGCAGTCAGTgaatgtgtgtatctgtgtacatTTACAGGTACATACTTTCCAGGTGTACTAAATACCTACACACTTTCACATGTCTGTTTATCTGTACATACTTATAGGGTACGAGTACAGGGGAAAGAAAACCGTCATTGGTTCCAGAACTTTCCTTCGGCAGCCAGCATTTCGTTGAGGTGACACAGCTGGCGCAGGAAGCCGTCGTTAGGGCCGATCTCTCTCTTCTGTCGTACCATGGACAGGGCGGACCAAATGTCCATCCTGTGGCGCAGCATCAGGTAGGCGATGACCAGTGTTGGGGAGCGGCTGTAGCCCTCTCTGCAGTGAACGTACACTTTACCTGAGGGACATGGAGAAGGGTTTTAGGTCAGAGAGAACGGGACACAATATTGCAACAAATAAGGATAAAATACTGGAATAAAATGTTGCGtcaaaatgtatttcatttaatATTTCTAAATTGAGACAATTCTGCATTTGAATTCAACTCAATTTCCAGTTTCTACATGCACGATGCCAAAAATCTATTAAAATATAATTGATTCTTCTGAAGTCGACTCTGCATCCATCCCTGGTGTGACTGTGTTGAAACTGAGTCATCCCATTAGACCACAAAAGCCCATTTTCATAATCTTAGTGTGATGAGgtcatgtactgtaatgtattatGTTCCACTGATCTCATGCAGAGGCTCACACCAAAACAATTAACTGTTACCTTACTCTTCCCATCTTTGTTTTACCTTAAAAGAACAAGAGGTGGCTAACTATCGCTCTAAGTGTTTTGCTCCGTCGGCCTGCACCTCTCTAACTCAGGTGTGCATTTTCACTTGTCTCAGAAAGGTTTTATCTTACCCTTCCCATCTTTGTGTGCCAAGGCCTTCTCGATGAAGTTCGCCCCCTCCTCGAAGTAGATGCTGAGGTCAAAGTGGTCTGTATCACTGGCGCCCATGCCGTGGTATGTGATGCCTGTGCCAGTGTAGAACTCCGCGTTGGTGTTGACGTGCATGAAAGAGTTGCCTTCTGCTGCATTCAGAATGTGGGTGATGCCTAGCTTCTTCAGACGCATCGTGTTCATGGCCACAATACTAAAAAACaaagtgctgtaggtgtcataaccattACAAACCTAGAGTGGTACTATATACAGGcatatacaatgccttcagaaggtattcataccccttgacttatttcacattttgttgttacatcctgaattcaaaatggcttaaatacattttttcacccatctacacagaataccccataatgacaaagtgaaaacatgttt
This genomic interval from Salvelinus alpinus chromosome 6, SLU_Salpinus.1, whole genome shotgun sequence contains the following:
- the LOC139578825 gene encoding dual specificity protein phosphatase 3-like isoform X1 is translated as MKQNQSATKQHTVSARVDMSDYEVSVQQLNDLCANGDGYYSMPTHHVDEVFPRIYVGNAIVAMNTMRLKKLGITHILNAAEGNSFMHVNTNAEFYTGTGITYHGMGASDTDHFDLSIYFEEGANFIEKALAHKDGKGKVYVHCREGYSRSPTLVIAYLMLRHRMDIWSALSMVRQKREIGPNDGFLRQLCHLNEMLAAEGKFWNQ
- the LOC139578825 gene encoding dual specificity protein phosphatase 3-like isoform X2 yields the protein MSDYEVSVQQLNDLCANGDGYYSMPTHHVDEVFPRIYVGNAIVAMNTMRLKKLGITHILNAAEGNSFMHVNTNAEFYTGTGITYHGMGASDTDHFDLSIYFEEGANFIEKALAHKDGKVYVHCREGYSRSPTLVIAYLMLRHRMDIWSALSMVRQKREIGPNDGFLRQLCHLNEMLAAEGKFWNQ